The following proteins come from a genomic window of Macaca fascicularis isolate 582-1 chromosome 8, T2T-MFA8v1.1:
- the HSF1 gene encoding heat shock factor protein 1 isoform X7 encodes MLNDSGSAHSMPKYGRQFSLEHVHGSGPYSAPSPAYSSSSLYAPDSVANSGPIISDITELAPASPVASPGGSIDERPLSSSPLVRVKEEPPSPPQSPRVEEASPGRPSSVDTLLSPTALIDSILRESEPTPASATALTDARGHTDTEGRPPSPPPTSTPEKCLSVACLDNLARTPQMSGVARLFPCPSSSPHGRVQPGNELSDHLDAMDSNLDNLQTMLSSHGFSVDTSALLDLFSPSVTVPDMSLPDLDSSLASIQELLSPQEPSRPPEAENSSPDSGKQLVHYTAQPLFLLDPGSVDTGSSDLPVLFELGEGSYFSEGDGFAEDPTISLLTGSEPPKAKDPTVS; translated from the exons ATGCTGAACGACAGTGGCTCAGCACATTCCATGCCCAAGTATGGCCGGCAGTTCTCCCTGGAGCACGTCCACGGCTCGGGCCCCTACTCG GCCCCCTCCCCAGCCTACAGTAGCTCCAGCCTCTACGCCCCCGATTCTGTGGCCAACTCCGGACCCATCATCTCCGACATCACCGAGCTGGCTCCTGCCAGCCCCGTGGCCTCCCCTGGCGGGAGCATAGACGAGAG GCCCCTGTCTAGCAGCCCCCTGGTGCGTGTCAAGGAGGAGCCCCCCAGCCCGCCTCAGAGCCCCCGGGTAGAGGAGGCGAGTCCCGGGCGCCCATCTTCCGTGGACACCCTCTTGTCCCCGACCGCCCTCATTGACTCCATCCTGCGGGAGAGTGAACCTACCCCCGCCTCCGCCACAGCCCTCACGGATGCCAGGGGCCACACGGACACCGAGGGCCGGCCTCCCTCACCCccgcccacctccacccctgAAAAGTGCCTCAGCGTAGCCTGCCTGGACAA TTTGGCTCGCACTCCACAGATGTCTGGGGTCGCCCGCCTCTTCCCCTGCCCCTCTTCCTCTCCGCATGGCCGAGTCCAGCCAGG GAATGAGCTCAGTGATCACTTGGATGCTAtggactccaacctggacaacctGCAGACCATGCTGAGCAGCCACGGCTTCAGCGTGGACACCAGCGCCCTGCTGGAC CTGTTCAGCCCCTCGGTGACCGTGCCCGACATGAGCCTGCCTGACCTTGACAGCAGCCTGGCTAGT ATCCAAGAGCTCCTGTCTCCCCAGGAGCCCTCCAGGCCTCCCGAGGCAGAGAACAGCAGCCCGGATTCAG GGAAGCAGCTGGTGCACTACACAGCACAGCCACTGTTCCTGCTCGACCCCGGCTCCGTGGACACCGGGAGCAGCGACTTGCCGGTGCTGTTTGAGCTGGGGGAGGGCTCCTACTTCTCCGAAGGGGACGGCTTCGCAGAGGACCCCACCATCTCCCTGCTGACAGGCTCAGAGCCTCCCAAAGCCAAGGACCCCACTGTCTCCTAG
- the HSF1 gene encoding heat shock factor protein 1 isoform X8, whose amino-acid sequence MLNDSGSAHSMPKYGRQFSLEHVHGSGPYSAPSPAYSSSSLYAPDSVANSGPIISDITELAPASPVASPGGSIDERPLSSSPLVRVKEEPPSPPQSPRVEEASPGRPSSVDTLLSPTALIDSILRESEPTPASATALTDARGHTDTEGRPPSPPPTSTPEKCLSVACLDKSASGCGAWGTGSATPSSRARNELSDHLDAMDSNLDNLQTMLSSHGFSVDTSALLDLFSPSVTVPDMSLPDLDSSLASIQELLSPQEPSRPPEAENSSPDSGKQLVHYTAQPLFLLDPGSVDTGSSDLPVLFELGEGSYFSEGDGFAEDPTISLLTGSEPPKAKDPTVS is encoded by the exons ATGCTGAACGACAGTGGCTCAGCACATTCCATGCCCAAGTATGGCCGGCAGTTCTCCCTGGAGCACGTCCACGGCTCGGGCCCCTACTCG GCCCCCTCCCCAGCCTACAGTAGCTCCAGCCTCTACGCCCCCGATTCTGTGGCCAACTCCGGACCCATCATCTCCGACATCACCGAGCTGGCTCCTGCCAGCCCCGTGGCCTCCCCTGGCGGGAGCATAGACGAGAG GCCCCTGTCTAGCAGCCCCCTGGTGCGTGTCAAGGAGGAGCCCCCCAGCCCGCCTCAGAGCCCCCGGGTAGAGGAGGCGAGTCCCGGGCGCCCATCTTCCGTGGACACCCTCTTGTCCCCGACCGCCCTCATTGACTCCATCCTGCGGGAGAGTGAACCTACCCCCGCCTCCGCCACAGCCCTCACGGATGCCAGGGGCCACACGGACACCGAGGGCCGGCCTCCCTCACCCccgcccacctccacccctgAAAAGTGCCTCAGCGTAGCCTGCCTGGACAA GAGCGCATCGGGGTGTGGGGCCTGGGGCACTGGTTCAGCTACCCCCTCATCCCGGGCCAGGAATGAGCTCAGTGATCACTTGGATGCTAtggactccaacctggacaacctGCAGACCATGCTGAGCAGCCACGGCTTCAGCGTGGACACCAGCGCCCTGCTGGAC CTGTTCAGCCCCTCGGTGACCGTGCCCGACATGAGCCTGCCTGACCTTGACAGCAGCCTGGCTAGT ATCCAAGAGCTCCTGTCTCCCCAGGAGCCCTCCAGGCCTCCCGAGGCAGAGAACAGCAGCCCGGATTCAG GGAAGCAGCTGGTGCACTACACAGCACAGCCACTGTTCCTGCTCGACCCCGGCTCCGTGGACACCGGGAGCAGCGACTTGCCGGTGCTGTTTGAGCTGGGGGAGGGCTCCTACTTCTCCGAAGGGGACGGCTTCGCAGAGGACCCCACCATCTCCCTGCTGACAGGCTCAGAGCCTCCCAAAGCCAAGGACCCCACTGTCTCCTAG
- the HSF1 gene encoding heat shock factor protein 1 isoform X9: protein MLNDSGSAHSMPKYGRQFSLEHVHGSGPYSAPSPAYSSSSLYAPDSVANSGPIISDITELAPASPVASPGGSIDERPLSSSPLVRVKEEPPSPPQSPRVEEASPGRPSSVDTLLSPTALIDSILRESEPTPASATALTDARGHTDTEGRPPSPPPTSTPEKCLSVACLDKNELSDHLDAMDSNLDNLQTMLSSHGFSVDTSALLDLFSPSVTVPDMSLPDLDSSLASIQELLSPQEPSRPPEAENSSPDSGKQLVHYTAQPLFLLDPGSVDTGSSDLPVLFELGEGSYFSEGDGFAEDPTISLLTGSEPPKAKDPTVS from the exons ATGCTGAACGACAGTGGCTCAGCACATTCCATGCCCAAGTATGGCCGGCAGTTCTCCCTGGAGCACGTCCACGGCTCGGGCCCCTACTCG GCCCCCTCCCCAGCCTACAGTAGCTCCAGCCTCTACGCCCCCGATTCTGTGGCCAACTCCGGACCCATCATCTCCGACATCACCGAGCTGGCTCCTGCCAGCCCCGTGGCCTCCCCTGGCGGGAGCATAGACGAGAG GCCCCTGTCTAGCAGCCCCCTGGTGCGTGTCAAGGAGGAGCCCCCCAGCCCGCCTCAGAGCCCCCGGGTAGAGGAGGCGAGTCCCGGGCGCCCATCTTCCGTGGACACCCTCTTGTCCCCGACCGCCCTCATTGACTCCATCCTGCGGGAGAGTGAACCTACCCCCGCCTCCGCCACAGCCCTCACGGATGCCAGGGGCCACACGGACACCGAGGGCCGGCCTCCCTCACCCccgcccacctccacccctgAAAAGTGCCTCAGCGTAGCCTGCCTGGACAA GAATGAGCTCAGTGATCACTTGGATGCTAtggactccaacctggacaacctGCAGACCATGCTGAGCAGCCACGGCTTCAGCGTGGACACCAGCGCCCTGCTGGAC CTGTTCAGCCCCTCGGTGACCGTGCCCGACATGAGCCTGCCTGACCTTGACAGCAGCCTGGCTAGT ATCCAAGAGCTCCTGTCTCCCCAGGAGCCCTCCAGGCCTCCCGAGGCAGAGAACAGCAGCCCGGATTCAG GGAAGCAGCTGGTGCACTACACAGCACAGCCACTGTTCCTGCTCGACCCCGGCTCCGTGGACACCGGGAGCAGCGACTTGCCGGTGCTGTTTGAGCTGGGGGAGGGCTCCTACTTCTCCGAAGGGGACGGCTTCGCAGAGGACCCCACCATCTCCCTGCTGACAGGCTCAGAGCCTCCCAAAGCCAAGGACCCCACTGTCTCCTAG